In a single window of the Caulobacter soli genome:
- a CDS encoding type II toxin-antitoxin system VapC family toxin, protein MFLLDTNVLSDSTKLVRSPAVTAWLEAQPITTLFVSVVTLAEARYGIESLPAGRKADDLRQWLGSVIIEFDGRLLPVDAEIAMAQGRIRRAAENARRTMPAIDAFLAATAEIHGLTLVTRNVRDFQGWGGPVLDPWTV, encoded by the coding sequence ATGTTCCTGCTCGACACCAACGTCCTGTCGGATTCCACCAAGCTCGTTCGGAGTCCGGCCGTGACGGCATGGCTGGAAGCCCAGCCGATCACGACCCTGTTCGTCAGTGTCGTGACCCTCGCCGAAGCCCGCTATGGAATCGAAAGCCTCCCTGCCGGTCGCAAGGCTGATGATCTGCGTCAGTGGCTCGGCAGCGTGATTATCGAGTTCGACGGACGCCTGCTGCCAGTCGACGCCGAGATCGCCATGGCCCAGGGGCGCATTCGGCGAGCGGCCGAAAATGCTCGCCGGACCATGCCCGCGATCGACGCTTTCCTCGCGGCGACCGCCGAGATCCACGGCCTTACGCTCGTGACGCGCAATGTTCGCGATTTCCAGGGCTGGGGCGGGCCAGTCCTCGATCCGTGGACCGTCTAG
- a CDS encoding MFS transporter: protein MIQTLRRTLGNRYAFVVAAATFLALLSAAGLRAAPGVLILPLEKAFHWDRASISLAAGIGIFLYGLTGPFAAALMQSFGVRRTISLALLLMAVSTGLSAFMTQSWQYVATWGVMAGVGSGAVAMVLGATIVNRWFVARRGLMLGLLTAATATGSLIFLPAMAWIADHGGWRPVVLTVAAVAAIMAPICWLLIPESPDAIGQRPFGAPDDWTAPPKGSASNALAAAFGALHRASKTRTFWLLFGGFFICGLTTNGLIGVHMIAFCGDRGMPEVKAAGLLALMGLFDLFGTTASGWLTDRYDPRKLLFVYYALRGLSLIYLPFSDFSVLSLSMFAVFYGLDWIATVPPTVRLATEAFGDRDGPIVFGWIGAGHQLGAATAAIGAGVIRAQQGQYMEAFIIAGVAGLLAAGASLMVRRSLVGTAAVA from the coding sequence ATGATCCAGACGCTTCGCCGCACCCTCGGAAACCGCTACGCCTTCGTCGTGGCCGCCGCCACTTTCCTGGCCCTCCTGTCGGCCGCTGGCCTCAGGGCCGCGCCGGGCGTGCTGATCCTGCCGCTGGAGAAGGCCTTCCACTGGGATCGCGCCTCGATCTCGCTGGCCGCCGGCATCGGCATCTTCCTCTATGGCCTGACCGGACCGTTCGCGGCGGCGCTGATGCAGTCGTTCGGCGTGCGTCGCACGATCAGCCTGGCCCTGCTGCTGATGGCGGTGTCGACGGGTCTGTCGGCCTTCATGACCCAGAGCTGGCAGTACGTGGCCACCTGGGGCGTGATGGCGGGCGTCGGCAGCGGAGCAGTGGCCATGGTGCTGGGCGCGACCATCGTCAATCGCTGGTTCGTGGCCCGGCGCGGCCTGATGCTGGGCCTGCTGACGGCGGCGACGGCCACCGGCTCGCTGATCTTCCTGCCGGCCATGGCCTGGATCGCCGACCATGGCGGCTGGCGCCCCGTGGTGCTGACCGTGGCCGCGGTCGCCGCGATCATGGCCCCGATCTGCTGGCTGCTGATCCCCGAGAGCCCCGACGCCATCGGCCAGCGCCCGTTCGGCGCGCCGGACGACTGGACGGCCCCGCCCAAGGGCTCGGCCTCCAACGCCCTGGCCGCCGCGTTCGGCGCGCTGCACCGGGCGTCCAAGACCCGCACCTTCTGGCTGCTGTTCGGCGGCTTCTTCATCTGCGGCTTGACCACCAACGGCCTGATCGGCGTGCACATGATCGCCTTCTGCGGCGACCGGGGCATGCCGGAGGTCAAGGCGGCGGGCCTGCTGGCGCTGATGGGGCTGTTCGACCTGTTCGGCACCACGGCCTCGGGCTGGCTGACCGACCGCTACGACCCGCGCAAGCTGCTCTTCGTCTACTACGCCCTGCGCGGACTCTCGTTGATCTACCTGCCGTTCTCGGACTTCTCGGTGCTCAGCCTGTCGATGTTCGCGGTGTTCTATGGCCTGGACTGGATCGCCACCGTGCCGCCCACCGTGCGCCTGGCCACCGAGGCGTTCGGCGACCGCGACGGGCCCATCGTGTTCGGCTGGATCGGGGCGGGCCACCAGCTGGGCGCGGCGACGGCCGCGATCGGCGCGGGCGTGATCCGCGCGCAGCAGGGGCAGTACATGGAAGCGTTCATCATCGCCGGCGTCGCGGGCCTGCTGGCGGCAGGAGCGTCGCTGATGGTGCGTAGAAGTTTGGTCGGAACGGCGGCGGTCGCCTAG
- a CDS encoding TetR/AcrR family transcriptional regulator → MTKFDEKTSPPLPEHLLPYSPGARAAERIFETARDLFYREGIRAVGVDEIVTKAGVTKPSLYRSFKSKDDLVAAVLREVETGFWERFESAEAAFPGDPKAQMVAYFEGLATRSGGADYRGCALSNAVVEYPDRDHAGRAVAQVHKQDLRARLRAKAAEMGASDPGALGDAMMLLVEGVFTSSQMFDDDDKPALAVVGAVKALIEVYCK, encoded by the coding sequence ATGACGAAATTCGACGAAAAAACCTCCCCGCCGCTCCCCGAGCACCTGCTGCCGTACAGCCCCGGCGCGCGGGCGGCCGAGCGGATCTTCGAGACCGCGCGCGACCTGTTCTATCGCGAGGGCATCCGCGCCGTGGGCGTGGACGAGATCGTCACCAAGGCGGGCGTGACCAAGCCCAGCCTCTATCGCAGCTTCAAGTCCAAGGACGACCTGGTCGCCGCCGTGCTGCGCGAGGTCGAGACCGGCTTCTGGGAGCGGTTCGAGTCGGCCGAAGCGGCGTTCCCAGGCGATCCCAAGGCCCAGATGGTCGCCTATTTCGAGGGCCTGGCCACGCGGTCGGGCGGCGCCGACTATCGCGGCTGCGCGCTCAGCAACGCCGTGGTCGAATATCCGGACCGCGACCATGCCGGCCGGGCCGTGGCCCAGGTCCACAAGCAGGACCTGCGCGCGCGACTTCGGGCCAAGGCCGCCGAGATGGGTGCGTCCGACCCCGGCGCGCTGGGCGATGCGATGATGCTGCTTGTCGAGGGGGTGTTCACCTCCAGCCAGATGTTCGACGACGACGACAAGCCGGCCCTGGCCGTGGTCGGAGCGGTCAAGGCGCTGATCGAGGTCTATTGCAAATGA
- a CDS encoding GNAT family N-acetyltransferase, with protein sequence MSHPLDRAVWNAFTSRQAQVALRDGDALRVDPDFGLFVATADHAPETLAALSRLVHAHPGEVGIVERFDPPPIPGTEVTRRAVLNQMVAQTLAAPRPVDFEITPLTDADGPDMLALATLTAPGPFFSRTHQLGEFVGVKVDGQLVAMAGERLRPEGFTEVSGVCAHPDHRGKGYAARLMLHVAHKIAARGETPFLHSYDHNAGAIALYEALGFRFRCEQVLTVLAADHQTPLS encoded by the coding sequence ATGAGCCATCCCCTCGACCGTGCCGTCTGGAACGCCTTCACCAGCCGGCAGGCTCAGGTCGCGCTGCGCGACGGTGACGCCCTGCGGGTCGATCCCGACTTTGGCCTGTTCGTCGCCACGGCCGACCATGCGCCCGAGACGCTGGCCGCCCTCTCCCGCCTGGTCCACGCCCATCCGGGCGAGGTGGGGATCGTGGAACGGTTCGATCCGCCGCCCATCCCGGGAACCGAGGTCACGCGGCGCGCCGTCCTCAACCAGATGGTCGCGCAGACCCTGGCCGCGCCTCGGCCCGTCGACTTCGAGATCACGCCCCTGACCGACGCCGACGGCCCGGACATGCTGGCCCTGGCGACCCTGACCGCGCCCGGGCCGTTCTTCTCGCGCACCCACCAGTTGGGCGAGTTCGTCGGCGTGAAGGTCGACGGCCAGTTGGTCGCCATGGCCGGCGAACGCTTGCGGCCCGAGGGCTTCACCGAGGTCAGCGGCGTCTGCGCCCATCCCGATCACCGCGGCAAGGGCTATGCGGCGCGGCTGATGCTGCACGTGGCCCACAAGATCGCCGCGCGCGGCGAGACGCCGTTCCTGCACAGCTACGACCACAACGCCGGCGCCATCGCGCTGTACGAGGCGCTGGGGTTCCGGTTCCGGTGCGAGCAGGTGCTGACGGTGTTGGCGGCGGATCACCAGACCCCTCTCTCTTAG
- a CDS encoding OPT family oligopeptide transporter gives MSSDATAAPRSEFTIRGVLLGILITLVFTAAQVYLGLKVGLTFATSIPAAVISMALLRAFKTATIQENNIVQTIASAAGTLSSVIFVLPGLLMIGWWSHVPFLTTFGACLVGGVLGVMYTIPLRRALVTNSDLPYPEGVAAAEVLKVGTGSRAGAAEGQKGLVAVVLGTIASALFAALAAAKIFAAEVAGYFKAGAGATGLGASSSLALMGAGHLMGITVGVAMFAGLAIAWGVLVPVMTSLHPMPDVDVAKHALTVWKTEVRFMGAGVIGAAAIWTLGKLALPIWSGLMSAFEANKVRKSGGGEIPRTEQDIPIGIVGLVSLLLLAPAGWFLAHFLTGGPITSLAAPLVAIGIGYVLIAGLLAAAVCGYMAGLIGSSNSPVSGIAILTVLGASLMVGVVGRGVIGPDIAKALVAYALYVTAMVLAVAVVANDNLQDLKTGQLVDATPWKQQVALIIGVVAGAIVIPFVLELLNQSNGFSGAANLSTVAGAKPLDAPQATLISTLAKGVIGGDLNWSLLGYGALIGLGLVIVDIILRRASKGRFSLPPLGVGLAIYLPSAVTAPVVVGAVIGWLYDKMVDKDRMGEAAKRLGVLIASGFIVGESLFNVALAGLIVVTQKPGPLEVSFAPSEHVGMIFALIAAAVVVAGLYGWARRSANQIQA, from the coding sequence ATGTCGTCCGACGCCACCGCGGCTCCACGCTCTGAATTCACGATCCGAGGGGTCCTTCTCGGCATCCTCATCACCTTGGTCTTCACCGCCGCCCAGGTCTATCTGGGCCTGAAGGTGGGCCTGACCTTCGCCACCTCGATCCCGGCGGCGGTCATCTCGATGGCGCTGCTGCGCGCCTTCAAGACCGCGACGATCCAGGAAAACAACATCGTCCAGACCATCGCCTCGGCGGCGGGAACGCTGTCGTCGGTGATCTTCGTGCTGCCGGGCCTGCTGATGATCGGCTGGTGGAGCCACGTGCCGTTCCTGACCACCTTCGGCGCCTGCCTGGTCGGCGGGGTGCTGGGCGTGATGTACACCATCCCCCTGCGCCGGGCCCTGGTGACCAATTCCGACCTGCCTTACCCCGAAGGCGTCGCCGCCGCCGAGGTGCTGAAGGTCGGCACCGGCTCGCGGGCCGGCGCGGCCGAAGGGCAGAAGGGCCTGGTCGCCGTGGTGCTGGGCACCATCGCTTCGGCCCTGTTCGCCGCCCTGGCCGCCGCCAAGATTTTCGCCGCCGAGGTGGCGGGCTACTTCAAGGCCGGGGCCGGCGCGACCGGCCTGGGCGCCTCCAGCTCGCTGGCCCTGATGGGCGCGGGCCACCTGATGGGCATCACCGTCGGCGTGGCGATGTTCGCGGGCCTGGCCATCGCCTGGGGCGTGCTCGTCCCGGTCATGACCAGCCTGCACCCGATGCCCGACGTCGACGTCGCCAAGCACGCCCTGACCGTCTGGAAGACCGAGGTGCGGTTCATGGGCGCGGGCGTCATCGGCGCCGCCGCCATCTGGACCCTGGGCAAGCTGGCCCTGCCGATCTGGTCGGGCCTGATGTCGGCCTTCGAGGCCAACAAGGTCCGCAAGAGCGGCGGCGGCGAGATTCCCCGCACCGAACAGGACATCCCGATCGGCATCGTCGGCCTGGTGTCGCTGCTGCTGCTGGCCCCGGCCGGCTGGTTCCTGGCTCACTTCCTGACCGGCGGTCCGATCACCAGCCTGGCCGCGCCGCTGGTGGCCATCGGCATCGGCTACGTGCTGATCGCCGGCCTGCTAGCCGCCGCCGTCTGCGGCTACATGGCCGGCCTGATCGGCTCGTCCAACAGCCCGGTCTCGGGCATCGCCATCCTGACCGTGCTGGGCGCCTCGCTGATGGTCGGCGTCGTCGGCCGCGGCGTGATCGGCCCGGATATCGCGAAAGCCCTGGTCGCCTACGCCCTCTATGTCACCGCCATGGTGCTGGCCGTGGCCGTGGTGGCCAACGACAACCTGCAGGACCTGAAGACCGGCCAACTGGTCGACGCCACCCCGTGGAAGCAGCAGGTGGCCCTGATCATCGGCGTCGTCGCCGGCGCCATCGTCATCCCCTTCGTGCTGGAACTGCTGAACCAGTCGAACGGCTTCTCGGGCGCGGCCAACCTGTCGACCGTGGCCGGCGCCAAGCCGCTGGACGCCCCGCAGGCGACCCTGATCTCGACCCTGGCCAAGGGCGTGATCGGCGGCGACCTGAACTGGAGTTTGCTGGGCTACGGCGCCCTGATCGGCCTGGGTCTTGTCATCGTCGACATCATCCTGCGCCGCGCCAGCAAGGGCCGCTTCAGCCTGCCGCCGCTGGGCGTGGGCCTGGCCATCTACCTGCCCAGCGCCGTGACCGCGCCGGTCGTGGTCGGGGCCGTGATCGGCTGGCTCTACGACAAGATGGTCGACAAGGACCGCATGGGCGAGGCCGCCAAGCGCCTGGGCGTGTTGATCGCCTCGGGCTTCATCGTCGGCGAAAGCCTGTTCAACGTGGCCCTGGCCGGCCTGATCGTCGTCACCCAGAAGCCCGGTCCGCTGGAGGTCTCCTTCGCGCCGTCCGAGCACGTGGGCATGATCTTCGCCCTGATCGCCGCGGCGGTCGTGGTGGCGGGCCTCTACGGCTGGGCGCGGCGATCGGCGAACCAGATCCAAGCCTGA
- a CDS encoding PhoH family protein, which produces MEAYMTKRALKRMVREGANDAGRYDDDAKVRRLPVEHRQAWSPLGTPGHEDRDQSYLKTIKPKSPGQASLMEAIDDKNLIMALGPAGTGKTYIAIAKAVEALEAGKVGRIVLSRPAVEAGESLGYLPGDMEEKLAPYLRPLYDAMSDRLSVKRMRALMAEGAIEIAPVGFMRGRTLNNAFVVIDEAQNCTYMQLKMLLTRLGWNSTMVVTGDPNQSDLLPGISGLGDVAEKFEALDNIAVVRLADRDIVRHPLVAEMLGVL; this is translated from the coding sequence ATGGAGGCTTACATGACCAAGCGAGCTCTCAAGCGGATGGTGCGCGAAGGCGCGAACGACGCTGGCCGTTACGACGACGACGCCAAGGTGCGCCGCCTGCCGGTGGAGCATCGCCAAGCTTGGTCGCCGCTCGGCACGCCGGGACATGAGGACCGGGACCAGAGTTACCTCAAAACGATCAAACCCAAATCGCCAGGCCAGGCCAGCCTGATGGAGGCGATCGACGACAAGAACCTGATCATGGCGCTGGGCCCGGCGGGCACCGGCAAGACCTACATCGCCATCGCCAAGGCCGTCGAAGCGCTGGAAGCCGGCAAGGTCGGCCGCATCGTGCTGTCGCGCCCCGCCGTCGAGGCCGGCGAGTCGCTGGGCTACCTGCCGGGCGACATGGAAGAGAAGCTGGCCCCCTATCTGCGCCCGCTCTACGACGCCATGAGCGACCGCCTGTCGGTCAAGCGCATGCGCGCCCTGATGGCCGAGGGGGCGATCGAGATCGCGCCGGTCGGCTTCATGCGCGGCCGCACCCTGAACAACGCCTTCGTGGTGATCGACGAGGCCCAGAACTGCACCTACATGCAGCTGAAGATGCTGCTGACGCGCCTGGGTTGGAACTCGACCATGGTGGTGACGGGCGACCCGAACCAGTCCGACCTGCTGCCGGGCATCTCGGGCCTGGGCGACGTGGCCGAGAAGTTCGAAGCCCTCGACAACATCGCGGTGGTCCGTCTGGCTGACCGCGACATCGTCCGCCATCCGCTGGTCGCGGAAATGCTGGGCGTGCTCTGA
- a CDS encoding gamma carbonic anhydrase family protein, which produces MTVYSLGALNPSLPPDGEYWIAPNACVMGNVILRKNSSIWWGAIVRGDNDPIEIGENTNVQDGSVLHTDIGSPLTIGANVTIGHMVMLHGCTIGDGSLIGIGSIILNGARIGKNCLIGAGALITEGKEIPDNSMVMGAPGKVVREIGEQHAFVLQASALGYVQNWKRYRTELARTD; this is translated from the coding sequence ATGACTGTCTATTCCTTGGGCGCCTTAAATCCCTCGCTCCCGCCGGACGGCGAATATTGGATCGCGCCCAATGCCTGCGTGATGGGAAACGTCATCCTGCGGAAGAATTCGAGCATCTGGTGGGGGGCAATAGTTCGCGGCGACAATGATCCGATCGAGATCGGCGAGAACACCAACGTTCAGGACGGATCAGTACTGCACACCGACATCGGCAGCCCGCTGACCATCGGCGCGAACGTGACGATCGGCCACATGGTGATGCTGCACGGCTGCACGATCGGCGACGGCTCGCTGATCGGCATCGGCTCGATCATCCTGAACGGAGCCAGGATCGGGAAGAACTGCCTGATCGGCGCCGGCGCCCTGATCACCGAGGGCAAGGAGATCCCCGACAACTCGATGGTGATGGGCGCCCCGGGCAAGGTGGTCCGCGAGATCGGCGAGCAGCACGCCTTCGTCCTCCAGGCCTCGGCCCTGGGCTATGTGCAGAACTGGAAGCGCTATCGGACCGAGCTGGCGCGAACGGACTGA
- a CDS encoding ATP-binding protein — translation MVASLKREWTPAHRRLAVLTLAFLAANIYSLFLAGVTHGLPTIWTANAVLVAGLMVLNRRNGVALLAMTSVLHIGLELIVGHTLRFAILVTLVDVAQVVATAVVLRALRLPNRIRSMRGLLRLTAVATVFTIITCPLQSGILTWSLGKPFSALWSTWMTSNALGATLALPTMLILMDRRLGQGFRPIRPLEAAAGLILVAGTSVAVFSVNAALEVLVFAPLMLATFRGGPRAAAIATAVSLAVAIPTVIHKFGLDPKVVMTPMREAQVFHLLLCAVCLTAALALSRQARLQALLVRRQAVARFAQARAQAANQAKSDFLATISHEIRTPLNSILGFAGLVRDDPDLSPENRRRLELVERAGRSLAEIVNDLLDFAKVEAGRLDLRLEPVSPAALLRDAAAIIAPAARAKDLTLSVQVETIGEGDEATLLALDETRLRQVLLNLLANALKFTAQGQVAARLTLGPAPGELRFEIADTGIGISPEVQVRLFQRFSQADSSISRGYGGAGLGLAISKALVTQMGGRIGVVSALGEGSRFWIELSADVVASSAVVAATPIALEPARPARVLLVDDHPMNRELGHALLTLAGCEVTTADDGAQAVELAGVEDFNLILMDVHMPGMDGLAAARAIRALPRPHGAVPIVALTADVLPEQIARCQAAGMDGHVAKPIRREELVAAVSRALGMDREETTRVTGG, via the coding sequence TTGGTCGCGAGCCTGAAGCGGGAGTGGACTCCAGCGCATCGTCGGCTGGCCGTCCTGACGCTCGCCTTCCTGGCGGCCAACATTTACAGCCTGTTCCTGGCCGGCGTGACCCACGGCCTGCCCACGATCTGGACCGCCAACGCCGTCCTCGTCGCCGGCCTGATGGTGCTCAACCGCCGGAATGGCGTGGCGCTGCTGGCCATGACCAGCGTGCTGCACATCGGCCTGGAGCTGATCGTCGGCCACACCCTGCGCTTCGCGATCCTGGTCACCCTGGTCGATGTGGCCCAGGTGGTCGCGACCGCCGTCGTGCTGCGCGCCCTGCGCCTGCCCAACCGCATTCGCAGCATGCGCGGCCTGCTGCGGCTGACGGCCGTGGCGACCGTCTTCACGATCATCACCTGCCCGCTGCAGAGCGGCATCCTGACCTGGAGCCTCGGCAAGCCGTTCTCGGCCCTGTGGAGCACCTGGATGACGTCCAACGCCCTGGGGGCGACCCTGGCCCTGCCCACCATGCTGATCCTGATGGACCGCCGCCTTGGCCAGGGCTTCCGGCCGATCCGGCCGCTCGAGGCGGCGGCGGGCCTGATCCTGGTCGCGGGCACGTCGGTCGCGGTGTTCTCCGTCAACGCCGCCCTGGAAGTGCTGGTGTTCGCCCCCCTCATGCTGGCCACGTTCCGGGGCGGTCCCCGCGCGGCGGCCATCGCCACCGCCGTTTCGCTGGCCGTGGCCATTCCGACCGTGATCCACAAGTTCGGCCTGGATCCCAAGGTGGTGATGACCCCGATGCGCGAGGCGCAGGTCTTTCACCTTCTGCTCTGCGCCGTCTGCCTGACCGCCGCCCTGGCGCTGAGCCGCCAGGCGCGCCTGCAGGCCCTGCTGGTCCGTCGCCAGGCCGTGGCGCGCTTCGCCCAGGCCAGGGCCCAGGCCGCCAACCAGGCCAAGTCCGACTTCCTGGCCACGATCAGCCACGAGATCCGCACCCCGCTCAACAGTATCCTGGGCTTCGCCGGCCTGGTCCGCGACGACCCGGACCTGTCGCCCGAGAACCGCCGACGCCTGGAGCTGGTCGAGCGCGCCGGCCGCTCCCTGGCCGAGATCGTCAACGACCTGCTGGACTTCGCCAAGGTCGAGGCCGGCCGCCTGGACCTGCGACTCGAGCCCGTCTCGCCCGCCGCCCTGCTGCGCGACGCCGCCGCCATCATCGCCCCGGCCGCGCGGGCCAAGGACCTGACCCTGTCGGTGCAGGTCGAGACCATCGGCGAGGGCGACGAAGCCACGCTGCTGGCCCTCGATGAGACCCGCCTGCGCCAAGTGCTGCTGAACCTGCTGGCCAACGCCCTGAAGTTCACCGCCCAGGGCCAGGTCGCCGCGCGGCTGACCCTGGGTCCCGCGCCCGGCGAACTGCGGTTCGAGATCGCCGACACCGGCATCGGCATCTCGCCGGAGGTTCAGGTCCGGCTCTTCCAGCGCTTCAGCCAGGCCGACAGCTCGATCAGCCGCGGCTATGGCGGCGCGGGCCTCGGCCTGGCCATCAGCAAGGCCCTGGTCACCCAGATGGGCGGCCGCATCGGCGTCGTCAGCGCGCTGGGCGAGGGCTCGCGGTTCTGGATCGAACTGTCGGCCGACGTGGTCGCTTCGTCGGCGGTCGTCGCCGCCACGCCGATCGCGCTGGAACCCGCCCGGCCCGCTCGCGTGTTGCTGGTCGACGACCACCCGATGAACCGTGAACTGGGTCACGCCCTGCTGACCCTGGCCGGATGCGAAGTGACCACCGCCGACGACGGCGCCCAGGCGGTGGAACTCGCCGGGGTCGAGGACTTCAACCTGATCCTGATGGACGTGCACATGCCGGGCATGGACGGCCTGGCCGCCGCCCGCGCCATTCGCGCCCTGCCCCGCCCGCACGGCGCGGTGCCGATCGTCGCCCTCACCGCCGATGTCCTGCCCGAGCAGATCGCCCGCTGCCAGGCGGCCGGCATGGACGGCCACGTCGCCAAGCCGATCCGACGGGAAGAGCTGGTGGCGGCGGTGTCACGCGCCCTGGGCATGGACCGGGAAGAGACGACCAGGGTTACGGGCGGTTAG
- a CDS encoding sterol desaturase family protein, giving the protein MAIRRLLHPVALSVIGAHLALVALGWWALLHVVPDTLTLHVFGREHIVSEVHRRVIDRTVELSVLLPIIFLLEYLWTGWEESSLRHLLVERTASGWSDVACYLFQLAPAWTLVTAVMSFGVVYISGEWLRGLLAQATGIDLTIAGAPLPFQVVLLFLLYTFFDYWSHRLDHSRVFWPLHRFHHAAESFSILTAARVHPAVFTAVVGAVLPGVLLGCDREALAEVGLAIIIIRLVVHSRVESNFGWIGRWIVQSPLHHRLHHSLNRMPINLSLLPLWDRLFGTWRDAPQVAMRIGTPAYYRHGAWIVPDLWRDYCEFGAGLRKLVIDRSRRLNVVLRPRRSTP; this is encoded by the coding sequence ATGGCGATCCGCCGATTGCTGCACCCCGTGGCCCTGTCCGTCATTGGCGCACACCTGGCCCTGGTCGCCTTGGGCTGGTGGGCGTTGCTCCATGTGGTTCCCGACACCCTGACGCTGCACGTCTTCGGGCGCGAGCACATCGTCAGCGAAGTGCACCGGCGGGTGATCGATCGGACGGTCGAACTCAGCGTCCTGCTGCCGATCATCTTCCTCCTGGAATATCTCTGGACGGGCTGGGAGGAGAGTTCGCTGCGGCATCTGCTGGTCGAACGCACGGCCTCCGGCTGGTCCGACGTGGCCTGCTACCTCTTCCAGCTGGCGCCGGCCTGGACCCTGGTCACCGCGGTCATGAGCTTTGGCGTCGTCTATATTTCGGGCGAGTGGCTGAGGGGGCTGCTGGCCCAGGCGACGGGGATCGACCTGACGATCGCCGGTGCGCCCCTGCCGTTCCAGGTGGTGCTCCTGTTCCTGCTCTATACGTTCTTCGATTACTGGAGCCATCGCCTGGACCATTCGCGGGTGTTCTGGCCGCTGCACCGCTTCCATCACGCCGCCGAGTCGTTCTCCATCCTGACCGCCGCGCGCGTCCATCCGGCGGTGTTCACCGCCGTGGTCGGCGCCGTCCTGCCGGGGGTTCTGCTGGGCTGCGACCGTGAAGCCCTCGCCGAGGTCGGCCTGGCGATCATCATCATCCGGCTGGTGGTCCATTCGCGCGTCGAGTCCAACTTCGGTTGGATCGGCCGTTGGATCGTGCAGTCGCCGCTGCACCACCGGCTGCACCACAGCCTCAACAGGATGCCGATCAATCTCAGCCTTCTGCCCCTCTGGGACCGGCTGTTCGGCACCTGGCGCGACGCGCCTCAGGTGGCCATGCGCATCGGCACGCCGGCCTACTACCGGCACGGCGCCTGGATCGTGCCGGACCTGTGGCGCGACTATTGCGAGTTCGGCGCGGGTCTCAGGAAACTGGTCATTGACCGATCGCGTCGGCTCAACGTCGTGCTGCGGCCCCGTCGGTCCACGCCGTAG